The Lagopus muta isolate bLagMut1 chromosome 4, bLagMut1 primary, whole genome shotgun sequence genome has a window encoding:
- the GPR78 gene encoding G-protein coupled receptor 78, translating into MDLAGVLLALLLVLVLIVSLLSNLLVLLCFVYSTEIRKQVAGVFLVNLSFCNLLLTVLNMPFTLLGILRNQQPLGGCICKAVGFLETFLTSNTMLSMAALSIDKWIAVVFPLSYTSKMRYKDAMILMGYSWLHSLTFPLVSLFYSWVDYNSVYASCTLHLKEETERRRFTVFTIVFHSTSFMLSLVILCFTYLKVLKVARFHCKRIDIITMQTLVLLVDIHPSVKQRCLNEQKRRRQRATKKISIFIGSFVICFGPYIITRLIELLPFVTINYYWGIISKCLTYSKAASDPFVYSLLRQQYKKVLINIVNRILKRDLYPSSGYNSSLDTENDYCLHRTN; encoded by the exons ATGGACTTGGCAGGCGTGCTGCTGGCGTTGCTCCTCGTGTTGGTGCTGATCGTCTCTCTGCTCTCCAACCTCCTGGTGCTGCTATGCTTCGTCTACAGTACAGAGATCCGCAAGCAGGTCGCCGGGGTTTTCCTGGTGAACTTATCCTTTTGCAACCTGCTCCTTACCGTCCTGAACATGCCTTTTACCCTGCTGGGAATCCTGAGGAACCAGCAACCCCTCGGGGGCTGCATCTGCAAAGCTGTGGGTTTCCTGGAAACTTTCCTGACTTCCAACACGATGCTGAGCATGGCAGCACTCAGCATCGATAAGTGGATTGCTGTGGTGTTCCCCTTGAGCTACACCAGCAAGATGCGGTATAAGGACGCTATGATATTGATGGGCTACTCGTGGCTCCACTCTCTCACCTTTCCCTTGGTGTCCTTGTTTTACTCATGGGTAGATTACAACAGCGTTTATGCCTCTTGCACCTTGCACCTGAAGGAAGAGACAGAGCGGAGAAGGTTTACAGTGTTCACCATCGTCTTTCACTCCACCAGTTTCATGCTGTCACTGGTGATCTTGTGTTTCACCTATTTAAAGGTGTTGAAAGTTGCTCGGTTCCACTGCAAGCGGATAGACATTATAACCATGCAGACTCTGGTTTTGCTGGTGGATATCCACCCCAG tgtGAAGCAGCGCTGTCTCAatgagcagaaaagaaggaggCAACGGGCTACCaagaaaatcagtatttttataGGGTCATTCGTGATCTGTTTTGGTCCTTACATTATCACCAG GTTGATAGAGCTCCTTCCTTTTGTTACCATAAACTACTACTGGGGAATTATAAGCAAGTGCCTCACCTACAGTAAGGCTGCGTCAGATCCATTTGTTTACTCACTTTTACGTCAACAGTACAAAAAAGTTCTGATCAACATCGTCAATAGGATACTTAAAAGGGATCTGTATCCTTCATCAGGGTACAACAGCTCTCTTGACACCGAAAATGATTACTGCTTGCACAGAACAAACTAA